The window GGTTATGTCGTCCGTATGCTCAACGCATTTCATGGGGCAGACATGCGGGTTCCATCGCCGCTTCCTGCATGCATAGTCGCAACATGTTTGCTATGGCTAATCGCCATACTTCTGCTGCATGAGCATCGGCATAAACCTGCATGGATGGGATGTGTTCTGGCCATCGCCGCGTTTGTCATTCTCTTGTTGCCATCACGCCCGGTGTTTGCGCACGATGCGCTGTCCTTCACATCGATTGATGTGGGGCAGGGAGACTCTGAGTTTGTAACAACGCCCGAAGGGAAAATCATGGTCATCGACGCCGGTGGTCCCATGGGGTCTCGAACACAAAATACGGCGACTAATTTTGATATCGGTGACGAGGTAGTTTCGCCCATGTTGTGGCGACAGAACATCCGCAGAATTGACGTGCTTGCTATTACTCATGCGCACAGCGATCACATTGGAGGAGCGCTGGCTGTCCTTCGCAACTTCCACCCAGGAGAGTTGTGGATCAGTGTGGATGCTGCAGCGCCTATGCTGCAAGAGCTGATCGAGGAAGCGAAGGAGGCCAACATCGTCGTTCGTCGCATGCACGCAGGAGACACGGCACAACTGGGAAACCTGAACATTATTGCGGAGAGTCCCGCCCCGGCATATCAAAACGGAAATGAACCGGCGAATGATGATTCATTGGTACTTCGCTTGCAGTATGGCAAAGCATCCGTGCTGGTGGCAGGCGATGCCGAGCGCGCTTCCGAAGAAGCGATGTTACATCGTGGCTTGCCTTCTTCCACGTTATTGAAAGTGGGCCATCACGGCAGCAACACCTCCACCAGTGAAAATTTCCTCCAACAGCTTCGGCCACAGTGCGCGGTCATCTCATGCGGAAGAGGAAATGCATTTGGCCATCCACGTATGCCAGTTCTGCAGCGGCTGCAGACAGCGCACGTGAAGACTGCACGGACGGACACCATGGGCGCAGTACGCTATCTTCTGCATGCAGATGGCAGCATCAGTATGTCGGCACTTATGTCAGAACGATAGTTAGGAAACTTATGTGCCGCAGAAGGTTTGCAGCACACGTTCCTCTGGCTTCGCCGGCGTACTGTAGTGCTGCAATTCCTCACGCTCTTCGAATGGTGCGGATGTAACTTCCAATAGTCGTTCAAAGGGAGCAAAGTCGTCGCGCAGCACCCCGGCATCAATCACTTCCTGCACAAGATGATTGCGAGGAATATAGATGGGACTTACCGCACGCATGGACGCGATGCGCTCTGCTCTTGTTCGGTTCTCCTGCGCGATACGAGATTGCCAGCGCTGCGACCATTCCGTGAACGCAGACGGATCGCGAAAGTGGGAAGCGACCGGATAGTCTTCACGCTTCTCCAGAACATCTGCAAGACGACGGAAGGTGAGCGTGAAGTCGGCCTGATTCGCGGCCATGCGCTGCAGTAGGTCGGCTGCAAGGTCGAGGTCTTCAGCATGTTCTGTTGCCAGGCCTAACTTGCTCCGCAGACCGTTGATATGTGCTTTTTCGAAGGTGGCCTGGAAAGAGTTCAGCACCTCGTAGGCGGCGTCCAGCGCGCCTTGTTCGCTGCCTTCTTCTTCCTGCATCAGGGGCAACAGGCATTCTGCAAGACGCGATAGATTCCACGTCATAATCGCAGGCTGGTTCTGGTAGGCATAACGGCCGTTGCGGTCAATCGATGAGAAGACTGTGGCGGGATGATACTGCTCCATAAACGCGCATGGGCCATAGTCAATCGTTTCGCCGCTGATGGCCGTGTTATCCGTATTCATCACGCCATGAATGAAACCCAGGTCCATCCATTTGGCTATGAGCTTGGCTTGTCGATCAACGATGCCTTGCAGCATTGCCTTGTACTTCTTCGATGTTTCTTTTGCTTCGGGATAGTGGCGGTCGATCACATAATCCGCAAGGATGCGCACGGAATCGTTATCCTGACGTGCGGCGAAATACTGAAAGGTTCCCACGCGGATGTGGCTGGATGCAACGCGAGTAAAGACAGCTCCTGGGAGTATCTCTTCACGCATAACTTTTTCACCAGTAAGTACGGCAGCAAGAGCGCGTGTCGTGGGCACACCGAGTGCGTACATCGCTTCCGAGAGAATGTATTCGCGCAGCACTGGGCCGAGTGCGGCTTTACCATCGCCGCGCCGGGAGAACGGTGTGCGTCCTGAACCTTTCAGGTGGATGTCTTTGCCGTTGACTTCACCCAGGAGGTTGGCGCGGCCATCGCCAAGTGTTGGGACAAAAGTGGCGAACTGGTGACCTGCATAGGCGATGGCAAGCGGTTCGGAACCTTCGGCAATCCGATTGCCGGAGAAAATTTCCGCTAGATCATCACCCTGGACAATGTTGAGTTCTCTGGCCAGACCTTCGTTAAAACGGATGAGGCGCGGTGATGGCGCCTGTGCCGGATTGGCTCGACCGTAGAAATTCTCCGGCAGTCGCGCGTAGGTATTTCGGAAGGGGATTTGCGAACGGCTCATCATCACATTTGATGATCGCAAAGCGCGGACGAAGCTGCGAGATATGAGGGAAAGAAAAGTTTTGTATCGAAATGAATCCGCAAGATGAGCGGCGCATCTATTTCGATATAAAAGGATATTGTGGCAGCGGTTGAAGCTGCGCCACGGACTGAAATGAAAGAGGAATTAAGCTAAATGATCCGTCGCACGACTTTTGCACTTGCCGCAGCCCTGCTGTTTGCTCCGTTTGCACCGGCTCAGATCTCGAACTGGAAGCCTGATACCGCGCACAGCGGTATTGACTTCTCCCTTCTGCACCTTGGCATCTCGAAGGTGCGTGGCCACTTTGCAGTCGCCGGTGGAGAGGTGACGTTTGATGAGAAAGACATCACCAAGTCCAAGGTGAACATCACCATCAATACCGCTTCCGTCGACACGCAGAACAGCATGCGCGATGACGATCTGAAGAGCGAAAAGTTTTTTGACACGGCGAAGTTCCCTACGGGTACGTTCACCAGCACGTCCATCAAGAAAACGAAGGATGGCCTGGCCATTAACGGTAACCTGACGGTGCACGGCATTACCAAGCCTGTGGTGCTGACGGTCGACGGCCCGAACGGCCCTGTGACGGGTCTGGATAAGAAGCAGCACATCGGTTTCTCGGCGACAACGACGGTGGACCGCATCGCCTTCGGATTGGCCCCGAGCTATCCGGCTTCAGTGATTGGCAACGATGTGAAGCTGACGATCGATCTGGATCTGGCGAAGCAGTAAGTTCGGTTTGTATTGATAACGGCGGCCCTTTGGGGCCGCCGTTTTTGGTTCTGTGTAGCTCACTGGGTGATAGAAGTATCCGGAGAGGTTTGTCGGATGCTTTTCTTGTGGGGTGTAGGCGTGGATAGGAAAGCAGGTTCTTCGGCTTCGCTCAGGATGACGAACTTCGTTCATTGGAGCTTCGCTGGTAGCTCGGTACTTCTCACGTTCCAGAAGTCTGCTCGAATATCCATGTTAGCTTTGTGAATCCAGAGCAGATCGCTGCGACTCAGTTCGCCAAAGTCTGACAAGGTAGAACACAATGCAAAGCTCACCGGCAATGACCAGGAGTACGAAGACATAGGTAGGCCATTGGTGACGATATTGCCAGTAAAGCTTCCAGTAAGATTCGCTTCCTAACTGTGCTTCATCATTGGCCTTCGTCCACGCGTCAACACATGCGGGATCCTTGGAATCGCAAACCTGATCCTTGGTATCTGGGATGGCGTTTGTGACGAAGTTGTATGTTTTCGTATTGAATACGAACGCACGCACTTTGGATGTCTTGAAGTCAAATTGAGTGCCGCGGAACTCATCGCCATTCCAATGCAGAGTGACCAATGCGCGTACATATCCGCGGCCCGCGACTGGCACATCAGTTTTAAATCCGGGAGCGACGATGTAGCCGTCATATGTATTTCCGCTACCGAGCGTGTATCCATTTGGCAACCTTACAAATGGGTCAGGACTCATGCCCAAACCACAATCCTGATGAGCTATGTGATGGGAAATAGATACATGTATTAGAAAGGCCGCAAGAATCCACAGAACAGCTACAAAGGGGGCAATTACAAACTGCCGACGTATCGAGGTTTGATGGGAATATTTCCCCGGAAATTTCCGTTTCACTGCCAGAAAGGCGAGGAGCGCCAGCACGCTGGCAGTAATAAAACCAAGAAAGCCAAATGTAATGAAGCTCATTACTACAGCAAATCCAGCCATATCAGGCAGTCTAGACGAGCCGGAGGATGGTGCCTAGCTGTCTTGGAAGTCTGCGAAGGCGGCGGGTTGCAGGTCGGCGGTGCTTTGGATGCGCTGGGATGCGTCCATGGCAAAGAAGCGATCGACTGCGTCCATCACCTGTTCTGCCTGCTTGCCTTCGAAGATGCTGCGGCGCAGCGTGGCTCCGCCGGGGACGCCGTGCGTGAACCAGCTTGCGAATTGTTTCATCTTGCCGATGACGTCGCGACGGGCGCTTTCGCGATCGCGGACTTTGTTGCTCTCGTGGTTGTAGGCCGATAGTTCCGCGGGTGTCATGCCTTCGGTGGGCAGTGGCGTGAAGTCGATCTCAGGGTGCTCCTGCTCCAGCTCGTCGAAGAGCATGGTGAAGTAGGTGCGGATCATGCGGTAGCGATCCTGCTCGGTGGCCATGGTGTAGGTGCCGGTACCGGTCGCGGCCTTCGTCGCTGTGTACTGTGCGATCTGGCGGAAGATCCACGGATTGGCAGGCGCGGCGCGACCGATCATGACAGCATCGCAGCCGGTTGCGGCGATCATGTTCGCAGCGTCTTCCGGTGTGCGCACGTCGCCGTTGCCGATGACGGGAATCTTTACGGCATCCTTTACCGCGGCGATGTATTCCCAGCGTGCGTTGCCGGTGTAGCCCTGCTCGCGTGTGCGGGCGTGGAGTGCTACGGCGTTCAGGCCGCAGTCTTCCGCCATTTTTGCCAGCGGAACGCAGACAAGCTGGTGGTCGTTCCACCCCATGCGGAACTTGACGGTGAAGGGAATCGATACGGCACTGCGGACGCGCTTGAAGATGGTTTCGATCAACGGCAGATCACGCAGGAGGCCGCTGCCACCGTTGCAGGCGACGACACGCTTTGCCGGGCAGCCGAGGTTGAGGTCAACGATGTCGAAGCCAGCATCCTGGCAGATGCGCGCGGAGTCGGCGAGCGTCTCAGGATTCGATCCGAATATCTGTGCGGAGATGGGATGTTCATCGTCGTAGTAGGTCAGGTAGCGTTTGCGCTTGACCTCGCGCATGCGCGACAGGCCGTCGGCGGAGGTGAACTCCGTCATGATGAGGCCGCAGCCCGACTGCTGGTTACTGAGTGCCTGATCGACGTTGGCGTTGCCGGTGGTTTCTTCGCTGAAGAGTGAGGCGTTCTTGATGAAGCGGCGGAAGACGGTGTCGGTAATGCCTGCCATCGGGGCGAGTACTGTCGCGGGCGCAATGCGCACGTTGCCGATGGTGAATTCGGCAGGCACGGGCAGCCCCGTTTCACGCGGTGCGTGATCGGCGACAGCGGCGGCGTAGTTGTACCAATCCTTCTTCATCATGTGTGCTCATGGAAAGAGCCTCCGGCGGACCGGAGGCTCCCCAGGTTGGTGCTTGTTCGCGGGTTACTTGGCTGCGGTAGCGGCGTCGCTCTTGGCGAACTTGCGCTTGAAGCGCTCGATACGACCGGCGGTGTCGATGACCTTGTTCTTACCCGTGTAGAAGGGGTGGCAGACGTTGCAGATTTCGAGGAAGATGTCGCCCTTGTGGGTGGACTTCGTCTCAAAGGTGCTGCCGCAAGCGCACTTAACGGTGGTTGCGACGTAGTTCGGATGAATTCCCTGCTTCGGCATTGCGAATACTCAACTCTCTGAAGATGGTCGCCCGGTCGCGGTTCGCTTGCCTGCGGTGTGTTCACGCGGCATCGAGGTTCCATGCGCTGACCTGTTAAAACGGGCGCTTCAACTATTTTATCGTGGTTCCCCTGGTTGGGCAATGGTTGGGTTCCTTGGCAAATTGTTCCTGCCGAAGCGGTAGTTTCTTCCGTAGACAACCCGGTAAAGGCTGTTCGACTCTTCCTATACGGAGTTACAATCCGCGCCGTAAGGGGGAGCCACAAATGAATGCAGTATCGTGCAGCATTGCTTTAGGGATGGCGTTATCCATGGGAGTGGTGGCAGGGGCGCAGACGAACCCTAACGGGATGGCAACCCCACCGGGGACCCAGAACAAGACGAGTGCGACCCATCCGTGCGCCAACATGGACGCCAGTGGGCAGCCGTCGACGCAGGCGCAGGTGGACGCGGGGTGTACCGGGCTGGCACCGGGGTTCGTCTCGCCCAGCACCAATATGCCGGTGCCGGAGCACCATGACGTTACAGCCGTTATCCGTGTGAGCTCTGTCGTGGCCAAGCCGGACAAGTTCCCCTATCCGATGGACTTCCAGGTGGTGGGCGATGCCACCATGTTGACGGCCAAGCTGCCGCAGGTGCGTGCCTGCCTGAGCGTGGCCAAGAGCTGGACCAAGCGCGCCAATGCCGCCACCTCCACCACGTGTGTGAACCACAAGGGTGAGGTCCTGGCCTACCAGGAGTGCAAGCCCGCCGATGGTGGCGTGCCCATGGTGTGCACTGCCGCAGAACCTGGCAACGGCGCCACTGTTGCATCGGTGAAGTAACGCCTTCCTACCGTGCGCCGCTGCTCTCACAGTAGCGGCGCACTTCTCCTCAGGCATCCACAGCTACCTCTTCGTAGCCGCATCGGTTACCGTTAGGGAAGAGCATTCCCATGGCAACGGTAGATCAGGTCGGTTTCGGTACAGAGTCAGAGCCGGTTTGCGCCTACTGCGACGGGCAGGGTATGCGCATCGTGGAGGATGCGCAGGGGCGCCGGTCGGCGGTGCCGTGTGTGTGCCGTGCGCAACGGCGTACGCGGCGGGTGCTGAACCTGGCCCGTATTCCGCGCCGGTATGAACACTGCACGCTGGATTCCTACGAGCCTAACTTCGGCGATGGTGCTCACCGCTCCTTGCAGGCGGCGTTGCGCCGTGCACGGCAGTTTGTGGATGGCTATCCGCTGGTGAACGATGGCAGTGGTCTGTTGCTGACCGGGGCAATCGGTGTGGGGAAGACGCACCTTGCTGTGGGTGTGTTGCAGGCACTGGTGGAAGAACGTGGTGCAACTGGCCTGTTCTACGACTACCGAGAGTTGCTGAAGCAGGTGCAGAACAGCTACAACCCGCGTGTGGCGTCGACGGAGCTGGAAGTGCTGGCGCCCGTGTTTGAGGCGGAGGTGCTGGTGCTGGATGAGATTGGCGCGTCCAAGCCGACCGACTGGGTCTGGGATACGGTCGCGCACATCCTGAATACTCGCTACAACGACAAGCGGACCACGATCATCACCACGAACTACCCGAACCTGCCGCCGCGTGGCGTGGCTTCGGAGGAGATTGCTCCTTCGGCGCGTTACGTAACGCGTGAGGAGACGTTGGGCGACCGCATTGGCGAACGCATGCGATCCCGGCTGATGGAGATGTGTACGACGGTCGAGATGCAGGGCGAGGACTTCCGGCAGAAGGTCAAGCGCGCTTCGTACGTGTAGGTCATTCGGCTTTCCTGACGCATCGTAGAGCCGGGAGAGGAATGCAGGTCCTTCAGCTCCGCTTCGCTTCGTTCAGGATGACGGTCTTTGACCGTACGAGCTTCGCTGGCCGACGTGCTTTGCGCGTATGAGCTTTACTGGATGATGTAGTTCGTGCTTTGCTGGCTGACGAGCTTCGGACGTTGGAGCTTTGCGTTAAGGCAGGTTAGAAGAACAGTGTCAACAGGAACAGCAGGCCGCAGCCGCAGGCTCCTATGCGGTAAGTCCAGTCGTGGGTGGCAGTCACGGTGTGCATGGCCGTTTCTCCGGGGGAGGTCGGTACTGCTTGGTAGCGGTACAGACACGGAATCAATCGGACAGTTCTGCTTGCTTATGGTTACTTTGCCATAAGTGGTGTTACGTAGTGATAAATCCCCATAGAGGAATCTGCGTAGTAGACTCCAAGCGATGGCAGATGAGCAGAAGCATACGCCTTTCCTGACGAGTGCGGAACCGGAGCGCACCGTTTCTACCAAGACCTGGTTGATTGCGGCTGGCGCTGTCGCGCTTCTGATCGTGATTGCTGTGTTGGCGACACTGCACCGGACGCCGGTGAATCCCGGTGCGGCGCTGCCCGTGGATGCCAATGCCGCTTCGCTGCCCATCAGCGATCGCTCCATGTCCGAGGCGACCAACGGTGCGGGCGGCAAGTCCACCTATCTGGATGGGACGATCACCAACAACACGGGCAAGACGCTGACCGCGGCAACGGTGCAGGTGACCTTTGCCACGACCGATGGGACACAGCCGCATCGCGAAACCACACCGCTGATGCTGGTGCGGACGCGTGTGCCTTATGTGGATCTGCAGATGGTTTCCGCCGATCCCATCAAGCCGGGCGACCATCGGGATTTCCGGCTGATCTTCGAGTCGGTTCCGGCGAACTGGGACGTTCAGCCGCCAGAGATTTCGATTACCCATGCGGAGTTGCGGTAGGGGTACCCCCTCCCCCCTGTTTTTCTAAAATCTTCTTTTAATTGTGGTTACGGTTTTGGTGGCTGTAAAATCGTCTTTCTGTTGGGGTTAGGGGCAAAATAGTCTTTCTAAATGGGTTAGGGTCGCGCTTTGCGCGGCCCTTTTCTGTCCTGTTTCTATTTTAGTGGTTTGGGGGAAATAACCTGCCAACTCTAATTTCTTTTGTTTTGTTGGAGTTGAGTGGTTTGGGGCTTGACAGGGTTGTTGATGCCTTCGGCTTGGTGCCAGCCATGGTCTTCTGTGGGCGCGCGGGATTTGCTTCATGCTCCTGTTTGTCTTTTTGGCCGCGCGGTTTTCTTGGTTTGGGTTTCTTATGGCACGGCTGAAGCCGTGCCCCTTCAAAGAAGACGCTCTTTGCGCGTTGGAGCTTCGCTTTTGCGAAGCTGGTTATGGGTTTGGTGGCTGGAAGCTTGTTGCGGTCTTGGCGGGATAAGAGTTCGTCGGGATTCTTCGCTTCGCTCAGAATGACGGTCTTCGATCGTATGAGCTTTGCTCGGGATCTTTCAACCGTTGAGCTTCGCTGGTCGCGCTTTCGCACGAATGGAGCAGCTTTGCTGCTCGGCCCAGGTTAGCTTCGCGAACCTGGGGCACCCGGTTTTGGCTGGTGGTTGGTTTGGGTTTCCTGGTGCGTTGTAGAGGGTTTGAGGGAATGCAGGTCCTTCGGCTTCACTTCGTTTCGCTCAGGATGACGGTCTACGACCGTAAGAGCTTTGCTGCTCGGCCCAGGTTAGCTTTGCGAACCTGGGGCACCTGGTTTTTTGGCTGCTGGTGCGGGGTGGGCAGAATTTGGTGACATTACTTCTTTTCGTAGGGAAGAAAATTCCTGGAATTGTGGCACCTTCGGGCTTGGTGGTAATTCAGTAAATAAAACAAAATACAGTGTTTATTTGATTATTTTGGGTTTGGCATGGTGCCTGCTCTTGTATCCGGCGTAAAGCGTTGCAGTGGTCTTTCGGTTGAAAGACTTTCTGTGGCGCTCCCCCGGAAGGAGCAACACTTTTATGACGAACCGGAATGATCTGATGAAGATTGCGACACTGTCGGTTTCAGCTTTGATGCTGACTGGTGTTCTTGCTGCGCCCGCTTATGCGCAGAGTGCAAACGACCAGACGGCTGCTCAAGCACAGCAGGCTCCTGCTCCTGCCGCGAAGCAGGATGCGGCGGATAGCTCGAGCTACTCGACGGGCCAGCCGCTCCAGATGCAGTCGAAGGAAGGTTTCTGGGGCCACATGAACCCGCTGGCTCGTAAGAAGTGGGTAAAACGCCAGATGGACCCGGTTCGTGATCGTGTCAACGAACTGGATCAGTTGCAGGCGAAGAACGCCAACGACATCCGCGATGTGGATACGCGTGCGACCGCAGGCATAAAGAAGGCAAGCGACGCGGCTGCTCTGGCCGATCAGCACGCCACGGATGCCGGCAACCGCGCCGATCAGGCGAACACGACGGCAACCACGGCTTCTACCAAGACCGATGCGCTGCACGGAACGGTACAGAACCTGGACCAGTACCAGACAGTGGAATCGACCCCGGTGGCGTTTGCCAAGGGCCGCACCACGCTGGGACCGAAGGGCAAGGCTGATCTGGATGAGATGGCCGACAAACTGGCCAGCGAGAAGGGTTACATCATCGAAGTGCAGGGCTACAGCCGCGGTGGTGTTCAGACCTCGACTGCGATGGCCGACTCGGTGGTTCGTTACCTGGTGACGGAGAAGCAGGTGCCGGTCTATCGCATCTACCGCTCGGGCATGGGCCGCGCGAAGGCGGCTTCCAGCGCTGACGGTGAGCAGACTGTATCCAACGGTGTGCGTGTCACGCTGCTGCACAACAGCCTGGCGAGCATGGACCACTCGACGGTTTCGTCCACTGCGGCTCCGAGCAATAACGTGACCGGCGCCAGCGGGAGCGGATCGCTCCAGTAACTTTCCCTCCTCCGGGGAAAACCGGGCGTCGTATTCGCAGCCACGCATACGGCGCCCCGAGTAACCCCACGGAGCAGACAACCAAGGATTCGCGAAAGAAATTTCTTTCGCCGATAAAGATCAGCAGCCGGAGCATCGCAATCCATCTCCGGTGGCTGCATGGGATTGGCCGGGTGGTTTGAAAGAACCGCCCGCCAAACAACCTCTCCAAAGCAGAGAGAACCAAGGCAGATTGGCCCTCCTCCCGGAGGGCCGTTTTTTTGCTTTGAGTGCCTGCCCTTAGTGATGTGGTATCGTCACTTCTGGTCCGGCTTTCCGGATTGATGTGACGCCCAATGAGAATCTCCACCCAAACCGTGAAGTAGTCGCACACCGCGTTTCTGACGCGTAGTTTGTGCCATGCTGCCGCTGATTGCGGCAATCACGTTGTTGCAGTGCATGTGGAGTTTCTCATTTATGGCGCGAGCCCGCCTTCTTATTTTCTTTGTCGTTCTTCTGGATGCCATGGGCATCGGGATTGTCTTTCCTACGTTGCCGGGACTGCTGCGTGTGCTGATGCACGACGGCGGTGGTGATCCTGCGCGGGCGTATGGCTACCTGTTGTCTGCTTATGCATTGAGTATGTTTTTTGCTTCGCCCGTTCTGGGTGCGTTGAGCGACCGCTTTGGACGGAGACCGGTGTTGCTGCTTTCGCTGCTGGGCACTGCGTTTGATGATCTGATGATGGGACTGGCACCGACGCTGTGGATTCTGTATGCGGCGCGCACGCTGGCGGGTTTTTCTGGCGCGAACCTGACGGTGGCGAACGCTTATCTGGCGGACATTACGCCGGAAGAAGAACGTTCCGGGGCGTTCGGGAAGATGAATGCCTGCTTTGGTGTGGGGTTCATTGCGGGGCCGGTGCTGGGCGGGATTGCGGGCATGTATTCGCTGCGTGCGCCGTTTTATCTGGCGGCTGTGTTGAACATTGTGGGTGCAGTGCTGGCGGTGTTTGTGCTGCCGGAGTCGCGGAAGGTGACGGAGACGAAGCGGATCACGCTGGCGCAGTTGAATCCGTTTGCGTCGTTGCGCAATGTGTTTCGCCTGCGCGGCATTGGGCCGATGCTGTATGTGTTCTGCACCATGGATATGGTGGGGCAGGTGCCGTCGGTGTTGTGGGTGATTTATGGCAACAGCCGCTTTGGATGGACGCCGTTCATGGTGGGTGTGTCGTTTGCCCTGTTCGGGCTGCTGCATGCGGTTTTTCAATCGATATTGCCGGAGCGGTTTCAACGCTGGGTGGGAGAACGAGGCAGTGTGCTGGCAGGCATTGCTGCGGATACGACGGGGTATGTGCTGTATTCGATCGCGTCGACGACTGTGGCGGCGTTGTCGATTCTGCCGTTGCTGTGCCTGGGCGGGATTGCGCTG is drawn from Terriglobus sp. RCC_193 and contains these coding sequences:
- a CDS encoding YdiU family protein, which codes for MSRSQIPFRNTYARLPENFYGRANPAQAPSPRLIRFNEGLARELNIVQGDDLAEIFSGNRIAEGSEPLAIAYAGHQFATFVPTLGDGRANLLGEVNGKDIHLKGSGRTPFSRRGDGKAALGPVLREYILSEAMYALGVPTTRALAAVLTGEKVMREEILPGAVFTRVASSHIRVGTFQYFAARQDNDSVRILADYVIDRHYPEAKETSKKYKAMLQGIVDRQAKLIAKWMDLGFIHGVMNTDNTAISGETIDYGPCAFMEQYHPATVFSSIDRNGRYAYQNQPAIMTWNLSRLAECLLPLMQEEEGSEQGALDAAYEVLNSFQATFEKAHINGLRSKLGLATEHAEDLDLAADLLQRMAANQADFTLTFRRLADVLEKREDYPVASHFRDPSAFTEWSQRWQSRIAQENRTRAERIASMRAVSPIYIPRNHLVQEVIDAGVLRDDFAPFERLLEVTSAPFEEREELQHYSTPAKPEERVLQTFCGT
- a CDS encoding YceI family protein; translation: MIRRTTFALAAALLFAPFAPAQISNWKPDTAHSGIDFSLLHLGISKVRGHFAVAGGEVTFDEKDITKSKVNITINTASVDTQNSMRDDDLKSEKFFDTAKFPTGTFTSTSIKKTKDGLAINGNLTVHGITKPVVLTVDGPNGPVTGLDKKQHIGFSATTTVDRIAFGLAPSYPASVIGNDVKLTIDLDLAKQ
- a CDS encoding tRNA dihydrouridine synthase, whose translation is MKKDWYNYAAAVADHAPRETGLPVPAEFTIGNVRIAPATVLAPMAGITDTVFRRFIKNASLFSEETTGNANVDQALSNQQSGCGLIMTEFTSADGLSRMREVKRKRYLTYYDDEHPISAQIFGSNPETLADSARICQDAGFDIVDLNLGCPAKRVVACNGGSGLLRDLPLIETIFKRVRSAVSIPFTVKFRMGWNDHQLVCVPLAKMAEDCGLNAVALHARTREQGYTGNARWEYIAAVKDAVKIPVIGNGDVRTPEDAANMIAATGCDAVMIGRAAPANPWIFRQIAQYTATKAATGTGTYTMATEQDRYRMIRTYFTMLFDELEQEHPEIDFTPLPTEGMTPAELSAYNHESNKVRDRESARRDVIGKMKQFASWFTHGVPGGATLRRSIFEGKQAEQVMDAVDRFFAMDASQRIQSTADLQPAAFADFQDS
- the rpmE gene encoding 50S ribosomal protein L31 — protein: MPKQGIHPNYVATTVKCACGSTFETKSTHKGDIFLEICNVCHPFYTGKNKVIDTAGRIERFKRKFAKSDAATAAK
- a CDS encoding ATP-binding protein — encoded protein: MATVDQVGFGTESEPVCAYCDGQGMRIVEDAQGRRSAVPCVCRAQRRTRRVLNLARIPRRYEHCTLDSYEPNFGDGAHRSLQAALRRARQFVDGYPLVNDGSGLLLTGAIGVGKTHLAVGVLQALVEERGATGLFYDYRELLKQVQNSYNPRVASTELEVLAPVFEAEVLVLDEIGASKPTDWVWDTVAHILNTRYNDKRTTIITTNYPNLPPRGVASEEIAPSARYVTREETLGDRIGERMRSRLMEMCTTVEMQGEDFRQKVKRASYV
- a CDS encoding DUF2393 family protein yields the protein MADEQKHTPFLTSAEPERTVSTKTWLIAAGAVALLIVIAVLATLHRTPVNPGAALPVDANAASLPISDRSMSEATNGAGGKSTYLDGTITNNTGKTLTAATVQVTFATTDGTQPHRETTPLMLVRTRVPYVDLQMVSADPIKPGDHRDFRLIFESVPANWDVQPPEISITHAELR
- a CDS encoding OmpA family protein — its product is MTNRNDLMKIATLSVSALMLTGVLAAPAYAQSANDQTAAQAQQAPAPAAKQDAADSSSYSTGQPLQMQSKEGFWGHMNPLARKKWVKRQMDPVRDRVNELDQLQAKNANDIRDVDTRATAGIKKASDAAALADQHATDAGNRADQANTTATTASTKTDALHGTVQNLDQYQTVESTPVAFAKGRTTLGPKGKADLDEMADKLASEKGYIIEVQGYSRGGVQTSTAMADSVVRYLVTEKQVPVYRIYRSGMGRAKAASSADGEQTVSNGVRVTLLHNSLASMDHSTVSSTAAPSNNVTGASGSGSLQ
- a CDS encoding TCR/Tet family MFS transporter, with the protein product MARARLLIFFVVLLDAMGIGIVFPTLPGLLRVLMHDGGGDPARAYGYLLSAYALSMFFASPVLGALSDRFGRRPVLLLSLLGTAFDDLMMGLAPTLWILYAARTLAGFSGANLTVANAYLADITPEEERSGAFGKMNACFGVGFIAGPVLGGIAGMYSLRAPFYLAAVLNIVGAVLAVFVLPESRKVTETKRITLAQLNPFASLRNVFRLRGIGPMLYVFCTMDMVGQVPSVLWVIYGNSRFGWTPFMVGVSFALFGLLHAVFQSILPERFQRWVGERGSVLAGIAADTTGYVLYSIASTTVAALSILPLLCLGGIALPSVQSMLSRSVDESRQGELQGVLTSLNSLIAVGGPVVASSLYSVARTRIPQYPGAIWLAPVLLYVPCVAMLLWRNRKSAAV